The following coding sequences lie in one Megalodesulfovibrio gigas DSM 1382 = ATCC 19364 genomic window:
- a CDS encoding cyclic nucleotide-binding domain-containing protein, which translates to MSSFTAPSSTEAASNSAAEGQSEFQRNLDQYRQTWLFSGLALEPLKLLAYLSTRETLKPGEPLFHRGELPAALAVVLSGSLHAYAAAEAPAAGAREPDVAFGPGDCVGGLALLGKEAHNYTVVAAEPLSYLTLTREKLQRAMQQYPEIGLKLCEALATRVSQWDRSALDALARQEKRLGVSLL; encoded by the coding sequence ATGAGCTCGTTCACGGCGCCCAGCAGCACTGAAGCCGCGTCCAACAGCGCGGCCGAGGGCCAAAGCGAATTCCAGCGCAATCTGGATCAGTACCGCCAAACCTGGCTCTTTTCCGGTCTGGCCCTGGAGCCCCTCAAGCTCCTGGCTTATCTCTCCACGCGGGAGACGCTGAAGCCCGGCGAGCCGCTGTTTCATCGTGGGGAGCTGCCCGCGGCTCTGGCCGTGGTGCTTTCCGGTTCCCTGCACGCCTATGCCGCAGCCGAGGCTCCGGCAGCCGGTGCGCGCGAGCCGGACGTTGCCTTTGGCCCCGGGGATTGCGTGGGCGGTCTGGCCCTGCTGGGCAAGGAGGCGCACAACTACACCGTGGTGGCTGCCGAGCCGCTTTCCTATCTCACACTGACGCGGGAAAAGTTGCAACGGGCCATGCAGCAGTACCCGGAAATCGGCCTGAAGCTGTGCGAGGCCCTGGCCACCCGGGTGAGCCAGTGGGACCGCAGCGCCCTGGATGCCCTGGCCAGGCAGGAAAAACGCCTGGGCGTGTCCTTGTTGTAG
- a CDS encoding STAS domain-containing protein, translated as MDFAHRMEEGICIVSVSGRLDAATSGTFGTGMMQLIDDGVLKLALDLTTLEYVSSAGLREFLRAAKALKAKGGSMVCCSLKDYVKEIFDMSGFSTIIPVTASLEEGRNTLA; from the coding sequence ATGGATTTTGCCCATCGCATGGAAGAAGGCATCTGCATTGTCTCTGTGAGCGGCCGGTTGGATGCGGCCACCTCCGGGACCTTCGGCACCGGGATGATGCAGCTGATCGACGACGGCGTGCTCAAGCTCGCCCTGGATTTGACCACCCTGGAATACGTTTCCAGCGCCGGGTTGCGGGAATTCCTGCGCGCGGCCAAGGCTCTCAAGGCCAAGGGCGGCAGCATGGTTTGCTGTTCGCTCAAGGATTATGTGAAGGAAATTTTCGACATGTCCGGCTTCTCTACCATCATTCCCGTCACCGCATCCCTGGAAGAAGGCCGCAACACGTTGGCGTAG
- the treS gene encoding maltose alpha-D-glucosyltransferase, whose translation MSPDRIATWYKDALIYEVHIRSFNDANGDGIGDFIGLTKKLDYIADLGVTAIWLLPFYPSPGRDDGYDIADYLSINPEYGTMQDFKRFLRQAHLRGLKVITELVLNHTSDQHAWFQRARRAPKGSSHRDYYVWSDTPDKYTQARIIFQDTETSNWSWDPVAKAYYWHRFFSHQPDLNFEHPAVKKEMFKVVDFWLGLGVDGLRLDAVPYLYEAEGTNCENLPKTFAFLQALRAHVDRRFPNRMLLAEANQWPEDAARYFRPDEAGEACHMAFHFPVMPRLYMALRMEDRFPVMDILEQTPAIPESSQWAMFLRNHDELTLEMVTDEERDSMYRSFAPNPRARINLGIRRRLAPLVGNERRVIELLHILLFTLPGTPVLYYGDEIRMGDNIYLGDRNGVRTPMQWSADRNAGFSKANPQQLYLPVIIDPEYHYEAVNVENQESNPASFLWWVRRAIAIRKRHDSFSRGTLRFVPHANPHVLAYIRSYGDESILVVVNLSRFAQAVRLDLREYKRCTPLELFSGNPFPSIGQSGEELYTLTLTPHGALLLQLEHSTAERMRAQVEPPLASLAIRPGGFLDRAAKDVLEERVLPDYLKRRGIITSRHRDLRRLELLEALPMGERDQPVWLLILRWDPPTGPSVFLHLLVSAHFGQDAQRQLEEHAPLTLCRFLSEPGQEMGMLREGWPDHTPAQTFLRHFAQSRSIQASRGTVEIQRLHQGPHKEGALQALGGRAVATYESLPQHMARVEMGDLHLKIYGRTEAGPRPGAEMLQALQGRGPLVPELHGLLTYRAIPGRPVLMAALYRQPHAEACLTDMCRNQLQAVLEALLSDRASLAQPPAPRRYAAIFTNPEPTPPPAWVPGFVHDLFLRLGEYMACLHTTLAEPVLGRGFVPEPFSVLYQRSVFQSIQSSVKNACASLDWHGPQQAEEVAALAATLAGRRNEAIRHLKQLTNLQLDCLKIRIHGDCRLEMLRFTGKELFLADLDGDEARSLSERAIKRNCLRDMADLERSLWRISHELLTSLRTIRPEDATLLTPWVDAWTRQLFGTCLQAYLQTLDQPARRHHGGADLLPSRAAEAAFLFQTFLMDRRFREIAIAMEGGPGTSCVAALLASSLAMLDEAAQHTPT comes from the coding sequence ATGTCCCCGGACCGTATCGCCACTTGGTACAAAGACGCCCTCATTTATGAAGTCCACATCCGCAGCTTCAACGACGCCAACGGCGATGGCATCGGCGACTTCATCGGCCTGACCAAGAAGCTGGATTACATTGCCGACCTCGGCGTCACCGCCATCTGGCTGCTGCCATTCTATCCGTCTCCCGGTCGCGACGACGGGTATGACATCGCCGACTACCTGAGCATCAATCCCGAGTACGGGACCATGCAGGACTTCAAACGCTTCCTCAGGCAGGCCCACCTGCGGGGGCTCAAGGTCATCACCGAACTCGTCCTCAACCACACCAGCGACCAGCACGCCTGGTTCCAGCGCGCCCGCCGCGCCCCCAAGGGCTCCAGCCACCGCGACTACTACGTCTGGAGCGACACCCCGGACAAGTACACCCAGGCCCGCATCATCTTTCAGGACACCGAGACCTCCAACTGGAGCTGGGACCCTGTGGCCAAGGCCTACTACTGGCACCGGTTCTTCTCCCACCAGCCGGACCTGAATTTCGAACACCCCGCCGTGAAAAAGGAAATGTTCAAGGTGGTGGATTTCTGGCTGGGCCTGGGTGTGGACGGCCTGCGGCTGGACGCCGTGCCCTACCTGTACGAAGCCGAGGGCACCAACTGCGAGAACCTGCCGAAAACCTTTGCGTTCCTCCAGGCATTGCGCGCCCATGTGGACCGCCGGTTCCCCAACCGCATGCTCCTGGCCGAGGCCAACCAGTGGCCCGAGGACGCCGCCCGCTACTTCCGCCCCGATGAGGCAGGCGAGGCCTGCCACATGGCCTTCCACTTTCCCGTCATGCCGCGGTTGTACATGGCCCTGCGCATGGAGGACCGCTTTCCGGTGATGGACATCCTGGAGCAGACGCCAGCCATCCCCGAATCCAGCCAATGGGCCATGTTTCTGCGCAATCATGACGAACTGACGCTGGAGATGGTCACCGACGAAGAGCGCGACAGCATGTACCGCAGCTTTGCGCCCAACCCGCGCGCGCGCATCAACCTGGGCATCCGCCGTCGCCTGGCGCCGCTGGTGGGCAACGAGCGACGCGTCATCGAGCTGCTGCACATCCTGCTGTTCACCCTGCCCGGCACGCCAGTGCTGTACTATGGCGACGAGATCCGCATGGGCGACAACATCTACCTGGGCGACCGCAACGGCGTGCGCACCCCCATGCAATGGAGCGCGGACCGCAACGCCGGCTTTTCCAAGGCCAATCCGCAGCAACTCTATCTGCCGGTCATCATCGATCCTGAATACCATTATGAAGCCGTCAATGTGGAGAATCAGGAATCCAACCCGGCATCGTTCCTCTGGTGGGTGCGCCGGGCCATCGCCATCCGAAAGCGACACGACAGCTTCAGCCGCGGCACCTTGCGCTTTGTGCCGCATGCCAACCCTCATGTGCTGGCCTACATCAGAAGCTATGGAGACGAATCCATCCTGGTGGTGGTCAATCTTTCCCGTTTCGCCCAGGCCGTGCGGCTGGATCTGCGGGAATACAAACGCTGCACCCCGTTGGAGCTGTTCAGCGGCAACCCGTTCCCCTCCATCGGCCAGTCTGGCGAGGAGCTGTACACCCTGACCCTCACGCCCCATGGCGCGCTGCTGCTGCAACTGGAGCACAGCACCGCCGAGCGCATGCGTGCCCAGGTGGAGCCGCCATTGGCCTCCCTTGCCATCAGGCCCGGCGGATTCCTGGACCGTGCGGCCAAGGACGTGCTGGAGGAGCGCGTGCTGCCGGACTACCTCAAGCGGCGCGGCATCATCACCTCCCGCCATCGCGACCTGCGACGGCTGGAGCTGCTGGAAGCCCTGCCCATGGGCGAACGCGATCAGCCCGTGTGGCTGCTGATTCTGCGGTGGGATCCCCCCACCGGTCCCAGCGTGTTCCTGCATCTGCTGGTGAGCGCGCACTTTGGCCAGGATGCCCAGCGCCAGCTGGAGGAGCACGCGCCGCTGACCCTGTGCCGGTTCCTCTCGGAGCCGGGCCAGGAGATGGGCATGTTGCGGGAGGGGTGGCCGGACCACACCCCGGCCCAGACATTTTTGCGCCACTTTGCCCAGTCGCGCAGCATCCAGGCCTCCCGCGGCACGGTGGAAATCCAGCGGCTGCACCAAGGCCCGCACAAGGAAGGCGCGCTGCAGGCGCTGGGCGGCCGCGCCGTGGCCACCTACGAATCCCTGCCGCAGCACATGGCCCGCGTGGAAATGGGGGACCTGCACCTCAAGATCTACGGCCGTACCGAAGCCGGTCCCCGGCCCGGCGCAGAGATGCTCCAGGCCCTGCAAGGTCGCGGTCCACTGGTGCCGGAGCTGCACGGGCTGCTGACCTACCGGGCAATCCCGGGGCGGCCCGTGCTCATGGCCGCGCTGTATCGCCAGCCCCATGCCGAGGCCTGCCTGACAGACATGTGCCGTAATCAGCTCCAGGCCGTACTGGAAGCCCTGCTCTCGGATCGCGCCTCCCTGGCCCAGCCGCCGGCTCCGCGCCGCTATGCGGCCATCTTTACCAATCCCGAACCCACCCCGCCGCCGGCCTGGGTTCCCGGTTTCGTCCATGATCTGTTCCTGCGGCTGGGCGAATACATGGCCTGCCTGCACACCACCCTGGCCGAACCCGTCCTGGGCAGGGGGTTTGTGCCGGAACCGTTCTCGGTCCTCTATCAGCGTTCCGTTTTTCAGAGCATCCAAAGCAGCGTGAAAAACGCCTGCGCCTCGCTGGACTGGCATGGCCCGCAGCAGGCGGAGGAGGTTGCCGCCCTGGCTGCCACCCTGGCCGGCCGGCGCAACGAGGCCATCCGCCACCTGAAACAGCTGACGAATCTGCAGCTGGATTGTCTGAAAATCCGCATCCATGGCGATTGCCGGCTGGAGATGCTGCGCTTCACCGGCAAGGAGCTGTTCCTGGCAGATCTGGACGGCGACGAGGCCAGGAGCCTTTCCGAACGCGCCATCAAACGCAACTGCCTGCGAGACATGGCGGACCTGGAGCGCTCCCTGTGGCGCATCTCCCACGAGTTGCTGACAAGCCTGCGCACCATCCGGCCCGAGGACGCCACGCTGCTGACTCCCTGGGTGGACGCCTGGACCCGGCAGCTCTTCGGCACCTGCCTGCAGGCCTATCTGCAGACCCTGGACCAGCCGGCCCGGCGCCACCATGGCGGCGCGGATCTGCTGCCCAGCCGGGCCGCGGAGGCAGCGTTCCTGTTCCAGACATTCCTGATGGACCGGCGTTTCCGGGAGATCGCCATCGCCATGGAAGGCGGCCCCGGAACCTCATGCGTGGCGGCGCTGCTGGCTTCCAGCCTGGCCATGCTGGATGAGGCGGCGCAACACACGCCAACATAG
- a CDS encoding universal stress protein produces the protein MNAKNILLAVDGSDNSMRAVRYTGAMVGTNPTFRVRLLHVERLPERDTFADDASWRHACLENREIMQAFLAQARQALLEGGLPAESVTEQYVAACNSPHAEPGAPFCSRGSSVSLEILRHMEQDDFGTVVIGRRGLSKAEEFIFGSVSNKIMHLAKGCTVWVVA, from the coding sequence GTGAACGCCAAGAACATCTTGCTGGCAGTGGATGGCTCCGACAACTCCATGCGCGCCGTGCGCTACACCGGCGCCATGGTGGGGACGAATCCCACGTTTCGCGTCCGTCTGCTGCACGTGGAGCGGCTGCCGGAACGGGACACCTTTGCCGACGATGCCTCCTGGCGGCACGCCTGCCTGGAAAATCGCGAGATCATGCAGGCGTTTCTGGCGCAGGCCCGACAGGCCCTGCTGGAAGGCGGGCTGCCTGCGGAATCCGTCACTGAGCAATACGTGGCCGCCTGCAACAGCCCGCATGCCGAGCCGGGCGCCCCGTTCTGCAGCCGCGGGTCCTCCGTCTCCCTGGAGATCCTGCGACACATGGAGCAGGATGACTTCGGCACCGTGGTCATCGGCCGGCGGGGGCTGTCCAAGGCCGAGGAATTCATCTTCGGCAGCGTGTCCAACAAGATCATGCATCTGGCCAAGGGCTGCACGGTGTGGGTGGTGGCCTGA
- a CDS encoding protein kinase family protein gives MPTSHDDRTRVRELLQTYCPEFTTSRCGRLVTDTTEFTRIGYGDIIFLEDNHFFVYRDEAERRFGLEDPKYWVKRCRHLESGESKILKLVFHERFPLRIGQLEIQCHRSPEKEARILDLVRGDARFMQGHCFHDVVGNNVRVLDIIRGKPIDEVVAALEVDHPTYFRQYLPDYLARFIAACEAMEFLHAHQEKHGDVRRDHLFVEHGTGRCRWIDFDYAFQSNENPFGLDIWGLGNILLHLVGKDLYTTHDLHTRGFDPAAVQSITSDDMSLMFTHRVMNLRKIIPYIPEDLNRILLHFAAGSPVFYESVTELLDDLRPVLQALQ, from the coding sequence ATGCCCACATCTCACGACGATCGCACCCGGGTTCGCGAGCTGCTGCAGACGTATTGCCCCGAATTCACCACCTCCCGCTGCGGCCGGCTCGTCACCGACACCACCGAGTTCACCCGGATCGGCTATGGCGACATCATCTTCCTGGAAGACAACCATTTTTTTGTCTACCGGGACGAGGCCGAGCGCCGCTTCGGCCTGGAGGACCCCAAGTACTGGGTCAAGCGTTGCCGCCATCTGGAAAGCGGGGAGAGCAAAATCCTCAAGCTGGTGTTCCACGAGCGGTTTCCCCTGCGCATCGGCCAGCTTGAAATCCAATGCCACCGCAGCCCGGAAAAGGAGGCCCGCATCCTGGATCTGGTGCGCGGCGATGCGCGATTCATGCAGGGCCACTGCTTCCATGACGTCGTGGGCAACAATGTGCGCGTGCTGGACATCATCCGCGGCAAGCCCATCGACGAGGTGGTAGCGGCCCTGGAAGTGGATCATCCCACCTATTTTCGACAATATCTTCCCGACTATCTGGCCCGGTTCATCGCCGCATGCGAAGCCATGGAGTTCCTGCACGCGCACCAGGAAAAACACGGCGACGTGCGGCGGGACCACCTGTTTGTGGAACACGGCACCGGCCGCTGCCGGTGGATCGACTTCGACTACGCCTTTCAGTCCAACGAAAACCCCTTCGGCCTGGACATCTGGGGCCTGGGCAACATCCTGCTGCACCTGGTGGGCAAGGATCTGTACACCACCCACGACCTGCACACCCGCGGCTTTGACCCTGCCGCCGTGCAGTCCATCACCAGCGATGACATGTCCCTCATGTTCACCCACCGGGTGATGAATCTTCGCAAGATTATTCCCTACATCCCGGAAGACCTGAACCGCATCCTGCTGCATTTTGCTGCGGGATCGCCTGTCTTTTATGAATCTGTGACGGAATTGCTGGATGATCTGCGGCCAGTGCTGCAGGCCCTGCAGTGA
- a CDS encoding hydantoinase/oxoprolinase family protein yields the protein MNAMHVIGVDTGGTFTDCLCHDGLGFRAHKLLSTPQDPSHAVIEGVHVLASDGVRHIRHGSTVATNALLERRGGPAALIVNAGFEDLLAIGRQARQRLYDLFYRHEPPCIAPAHCFGLPGRLDTQGRELQPLDEAALTRVAAAVQAAGVQAVAVCLLYSFVNPAHELRVAEVLVPLGLPVSLSHRILGEFREYERASATAVNAYVAPKMRRYLTNIEAGLASGDSLRVMQSNGGAITAATARQEPVRTILSGPAGGVVAAWKVGRAAGFDRLLTFDMGGTSTDVSLLHGGLSMTTQTHIAGLPVRIPMLDIHTVGAGGGSIARLDAGGALRVGPESAGADPGPVCYGKGEAMTVTDANCLLGRLLPDYFLGGRMRLDRDRIRPVCEALAAQAGISPLELAEGVLTVANAAMERALRVISVERGHDPQECTLFCFGGAGGLHAAFLAQTLGVPRVLVPQHPGLFSALGMLLADVLKDYSRTVMQPLTADTAAGLAEAFAPLEGRAREELQAEGVEESAMLLERTLDMRYVGQSFELDVVWPDATPDAEPGETSDADTLAAAFHARHAAAYGAAFADRPVEIVTLRLRARGLLPQPAMPPAPLVGETPPAAALLATRPAVFDGREYATAVWQREALQPGNRLPGPAIVVEYSATTVVPPQWQACVDGLGNLLLTLSAEDA from the coding sequence ATGAATGCCATGCATGTGATCGGGGTGGATACGGGTGGCACGTTTACGGATTGCTTGTGTCATGACGGCCTCGGCTTCCGCGCCCACAAGCTGCTGTCCACACCGCAGGACCCGTCCCACGCCGTTATCGAGGGCGTGCATGTTCTGGCGTCCGATGGGGTGCGACACATCCGCCACGGCTCCACCGTGGCCACTAACGCCCTGTTGGAGCGCCGGGGCGGGCCGGCGGCGCTCATCGTCAATGCCGGTTTCGAGGATTTGCTGGCCATCGGCCGTCAGGCCCGGCAGCGACTGTATGACCTGTTTTATCGGCACGAGCCGCCGTGCATCGCCCCTGCCCACTGCTTCGGACTGCCCGGCAGGCTGGACACGCAGGGCCGGGAGCTTCAGCCCCTGGACGAAGCCGCCCTGACCCGGGTGGCGGCGGCGGTGCAGGCGGCCGGCGTGCAGGCCGTGGCCGTGTGCCTGCTGTATTCCTTCGTCAATCCGGCCCATGAGCTGCGCGTGGCCGAGGTCCTCGTGCCCCTGGGGCTGCCCGTGAGCCTGTCGCATCGCATCCTGGGCGAGTTCCGGGAGTACGAGCGCGCCAGCGCCACGGCGGTGAACGCCTATGTGGCTCCGAAGATGCGCCGGTATCTGACCAACATCGAAGCCGGCCTCGCGTCCGGGGATTCCCTGCGGGTGATGCAGTCCAACGGCGGCGCCATCACGGCGGCCACGGCCCGGCAGGAGCCGGTGCGCACCATCCTGTCCGGCCCGGCCGGGGGCGTGGTGGCAGCCTGGAAAGTGGGCAGGGCCGCCGGCTTCGACCGCCTGCTGACCTTCGACATGGGCGGCACCTCCACCGACGTCTCCCTGCTGCACGGTGGTCTGTCCATGACCACCCAGACGCACATCGCCGGCCTGCCGGTGCGCATTCCCATGCTGGATATCCACACCGTGGGCGCGGGCGGCGGCTCCATCGCCAGGCTGGATGCCGGCGGCGCGCTGCGGGTGGGGCCGGAAAGCGCCGGCGCGGACCCTGGCCCGGTCTGTTACGGCAAGGGCGAGGCCATGACCGTCACCGATGCAAACTGCCTGCTGGGCCGGCTGTTGCCGGATTATTTTCTGGGGGGACGCATGCGGCTGGACCGCGACCGCATTCGCCCCGTATGCGAGGCCCTGGCGGCGCAGGCCGGCATCTCGCCCCTGGAACTGGCCGAAGGCGTGCTCACCGTGGCCAATGCAGCCATGGAACGGGCCCTGCGGGTGATTTCCGTGGAGCGCGGGCATGACCCGCAGGAATGCACCCTGTTTTGCTTCGGCGGAGCCGGCGGGCTGCATGCGGCTTTTCTGGCGCAGACGCTGGGGGTGCCGCGGGTGCTGGTGCCGCAGCATCCCGGCCTGTTCTCCGCCCTGGGCATGCTCCTGGCCGACGTGCTCAAGGACTACTCCCGCACGGTGATGCAGCCCCTGACCGCAGACACCGCGGCCGGCCTGGCCGAGGCCTTCGCCCCGCTGGAAGGCCGGGCCCGGGAGGAGCTGCAGGCGGAGGGGGTGGAGGAGTCCGCCATGCTGCTGGAACGGACCCTGGACATGCGCTACGTGGGCCAGAGCTTCGAGCTGGATGTGGTCTGGCCGGATGCGACGCCGGATGCGGAGCCGGGCGAGACTTCGGATGCCGACACCTTGGCCGCCGCCTTCCATGCCCGCCATGCGGCCGCCTATGGCGCGGCCTTTGCCGACCGGCCCGTGGAGATTGTCACCCTGCGCCTGCGCGCCCGCGGTCTGCTGCCTCAGCCGGCCATGCCACCGGCGCCCCTCGTCGGGGAGACGCCCCCTGCCGCCGCGCTGCTGGCCACCCGGCCGGCGGTGTTTGACGGTCGGGAATATGCCACGGCCGTCTGGCAGCGCGAGGCCCTGCAACCGGGCAACCGCCTGCCCGGGCCGGCCATCGTGGTGGAATACTCCGCCACCACCGTGGTGCCGCCGCAGTGGCAGGCCTGTGTGGACGGGCTGGGCAATCTGCTCCTGACCCTGTCTGCGGAGGACGCATGA
- a CDS encoding hydantoinase B/oxoprolinase family protein, whose translation MTMAAPRCSPIALQVFAHRFAAAAEEMGGTLMRAAFSPNIKERRDFSCAVCDAAGGLAAQAAHIPVHLGSMPLSVLAVMQTVPLDPGDMAVCNDPFRGGTHLPDITLVAPVHAPGETTPRFYVANRAHHADVGGMSAGSMPLSTSLFQEGIIIPPLRLVRAGELDRSLLSLILANVRTPAEREGDFAAQVMANLAGVARLQALMSEHGPDVMTAMAAALQDYAEALCRSAIAALPDGEYGFEDVLDGDGVAATDIPIRVRLRIQGDAMEIDFCDSADQTAGSVNAVRAITLSCVLYVLRCLLPDGAPTNAGCLRPVTLRTRPGSVVDALFPAAVAGGNVETSQRIVDVLLGALAQAAPGRFPAASQGTMNNLTLGGLDSRRQQPFAYYETLAGGHGASAAGPGASGVHSHMTNTLNTPVEALEYACPVRVRRLALRRESGGQGRYRGGDGLVRELEALEAMEATLLGERRTRGPWGVAGGGAGVPGQAQLLRPGQPAAPLPGKIRLHLEPGDVLRLETPGGGGYGHVQSPRDGVD comes from the coding sequence ATGACCATGGCCGCTCCCCGCTGCTCGCCCATTGCCTTGCAGGTGTTTGCCCACCGCTTCGCCGCCGCGGCCGAGGAGATGGGCGGCACGCTCATGCGGGCGGCTTTTTCGCCCAACATCAAGGAACGTCGGGATTTTTCCTGCGCCGTGTGCGACGCCGCCGGCGGTCTGGCCGCCCAGGCCGCGCACATTCCCGTGCATCTGGGGTCCATGCCCCTTTCGGTACTGGCGGTGATGCAGACTGTGCCCCTGGACCCGGGGGACATGGCCGTGTGCAACGATCCCTTCCGCGGCGGCACGCATCTGCCAGATATCACCCTGGTGGCTCCGGTGCATGCGCCGGGAGAGACCACGCCGCGGTTCTACGTGGCAAACCGGGCGCATCATGCGGACGTGGGCGGCATGTCTGCGGGGTCCATGCCTCTGTCCACCTCGCTGTTTCAGGAGGGGATCATCATCCCGCCCCTGCGGCTGGTGCGGGCCGGGGAGCTGGATCGGTCCCTGCTGTCCCTCATTTTGGCCAACGTGCGCACGCCGGCCGAGCGCGAGGGGGACTTCGCGGCCCAGGTCATGGCCAACCTGGCCGGCGTGGCCCGGTTGCAGGCGTTGATGTCGGAGCACGGGCCGGACGTCATGACTGCCATGGCCGCCGCCCTGCAGGACTATGCCGAGGCCCTGTGCCGCAGCGCCATCGCCGCCCTGCCCGACGGCGAATACGGCTTTGAGGATGTGCTGGACGGCGACGGCGTGGCTGCCACGGACATCCCCATCCGCGTCCGCCTGCGCATCCAGGGGGATGCCATGGAGATCGATTTTTGCGACAGCGCAGACCAGACGGCGGGCTCGGTGAACGCCGTGCGGGCCATCACGCTGTCGTGCGTGCTGTACGTGCTGCGCTGCCTGCTGCCAGACGGGGCGCCCACCAATGCCGGCTGCCTGCGGCCGGTGACGTTGCGCACCCGGCCCGGCTCGGTGGTGGACGCCCTCTTTCCCGCGGCCGTGGCCGGGGGCAACGTGGAAACCAGCCAGCGCATTGTGGATGTGCTCCTGGGAGCCCTGGCCCAGGCTGCGCCGGGGCGGTTTCCGGCGGCATCTCAGGGGACCATGAACAACCTGACCCTGGGGGGCCTGGATTCGCGTCGGCAACAGCCCTTTGCCTATTACGAAACCCTGGCCGGCGGCCATGGCGCGTCTGCGGCCGGCCCCGGGGCCTCGGGCGTGCATTCGCACATGACCAATACCCTGAACACGCCCGTGGAGGCCCTGGAATATGCCTGCCCGGTGCGCGTGCGGCGTCTGGCCCTGCGGCGGGAATCCGGCGGGCAGGGCCGCTATCGCGGGGGCGACGGGCTGGTGCGGGAGCTGGAGGCGCTGGAGGCCATGGAAGCCACCCTGCTGGGCGAACGCCGCACCCGCGGCCCCTGGGGGGTGGCGGGGGGCGGCGCTGGCGTGCCGGGGCAGGCGCAGCTGCTCAGGCCCGGGCAGCCGGCGGCACCCCTGCCGGGCAAGATCCGGCTGCATCTGGAGCCGGGGGACGTGCTGCGGCTGGAGACGCCAGGGGGTGGGGGGTACGGCCATGTCCAATCCCCGCGTGACGGGGTGGATTGA
- a CDS encoding IS701 family transposase, with the protein MKALNDFERYLELLCKGLGHSNRHRNLVDYCYGLMLPIEQKNIESLAAYADPANTSAKRQALHHFVSKSDWSDEAVRDRVLQWAAPALRAEHDAVWIIDDTCFANKGRHSAGAARQHCGQMGRQDNCQVAVSLSLANEKASLPVEYRLYLPREWAEDDQRRAKVGVPEDIAFATKPELALEMLHRAKKTRIPCGTVLADVGYGKDTAFRDGLTSLGLPYVVGVTSQLSVWPAGRAPLPPLPHARRGRPSKLLRRGPGHEPIAIKSLARELPATAWRTVTWREGGTATLTSRFAAVRVRPSHRDFRRSEVRQEEWLLMEWLDSMDAPTRFWLSTLPEDVSLERLVKTAKMHWRIGRDQQELKQEYGLGHFEGHSWRGFHHHATLCVAAYAFFLAARLRRSEAPRQPVAEQPALQLVRESLPRCTHTAATARTGLDLTFVPAHHRLASCSAFAEMPLLRRPSEVRGML; encoded by the coding sequence ATGAAAGCGCTCAACGACTTTGAACGGTATCTTGAACTGCTCTGCAAAGGCCTCGGCCATTCGAACCGCCATCGGAATCTGGTGGACTACTGCTATGGCCTGATGTTGCCGATCGAGCAAAAAAATATCGAATCCCTGGCTGCCTATGCGGATCCCGCAAACACCAGCGCAAAGCGCCAGGCCTTGCATCATTTTGTCTCCAAGTCGGACTGGTCTGACGAAGCAGTGCGCGACCGCGTGCTGCAGTGGGCTGCCCCTGCGCTCAGGGCGGAGCATGATGCCGTCTGGATCATCGATGACACCTGCTTCGCCAACAAGGGCCGTCACTCGGCGGGCGCAGCCCGGCAGCACTGCGGCCAGATGGGCCGGCAGGACAATTGCCAGGTGGCGGTCAGTCTGTCTCTTGCCAATGAGAAGGCAAGCCTGCCGGTGGAATACCGGCTGTACCTGCCCCGGGAATGGGCCGAGGACGACCAGCGCCGCGCCAAGGTCGGCGTGCCGGAAGACATCGCCTTCGCCACCAAGCCGGAGCTCGCCCTGGAAATGCTCCACCGCGCTAAAAAAACACGCATCCCCTGCGGCACAGTGCTGGCAGATGTGGGCTATGGCAAGGACACCGCATTCCGCGATGGCCTCACCAGCCTGGGCCTGCCGTATGTGGTGGGTGTGACGTCACAACTCAGCGTCTGGCCTGCCGGCAGGGCCCCCCTGCCGCCCTTGCCGCACGCCCGGCGGGGCCGGCCTTCCAAGCTGCTGCGCCGCGGTCCCGGCCATGAGCCCATCGCCATCAAGTCCCTTGCCCGGGAACTGCCCGCCACTGCCTGGCGCACGGTGACTTGGCGCGAGGGCGGCACGGCAACGCTGACATCGCGCTTTGCCGCCGTCCGCGTTCGCCCCAGCCACAGGGACTTCCGTCGCAGCGAAGTCCGCCAGGAAGAATGGCTGCTGATGGAATGGCTGGACAGCATGGATGCGCCCACCCGATTCTGGTTGAGCACGCTTCCGGAAGATGTCTCCCTGGAACGGCTGGTCAAGACGGCAAAGATGCATTGGCGCATTGGACGCGACCAGCAGGAACTGAAGCAGGAATACGGCCTGGGGCACTTTGAGGGACACAGCTGGCGCGGGTTCCATCACCATGCCACCCTGTGCGTTGCGGCGTACGCCTTCTTCCTGGCTGCCCGCCTCAGGCGGAGCGAGGCGCCGCGGCAACCTGTTGCGGAACAGCCGGCGCTGCAGCTGGTCAGGGAAAGTCTGCCCCGCTGCACCCACACGGCGGCGACAGCGCGCACCGGGCTCGACCTCACCTTCGTGCCGGCGCATCATCGCCTCGCGTCGTGCTCCGCCTTCGCCGAAATGCCCCTGCTCCGGCGGCCGAGCGAAGTTCGCGGCATGCTGTAA